One segment of Panicum virgatum strain AP13 chromosome 3K, P.virgatum_v5, whole genome shotgun sequence DNA contains the following:
- the LOC120697309 gene encoding probable beta-1,4-xylosyltransferase GT43A codes for MGTGAVAVVAPDRAKQRRGGHLWKKALLHFSLCFVMGFFTGFAPSSSSSWKAATQHPPHRAGDHLAASRVAVDARVNLVPSPPDTAGEVGLGGAGGGATVDVGDDDEEAGLQRLLIVVTTTRSGAGERRRRRAELLRLAHTLRLVRPPVVWVVVEPVADAPATAEVLRGTGVMYRHIAFKPEENFTTAAAEAHAQRNAALAHVEKHRLAGVLHFADAAGVYDTGFFDQIRQIEAFGTWPVATMSAGEKKVVVEGPLCSASKVIGWFSRDFNDGTTRAATYNTETDLNPAGAAGTRLHTIDVSGFAFNSSILWDPERWGRPTSLPDTSQDSIKFVQEVVLEDRAKLKGIPSDCSQIMVWQYGAPSSQ; via the exons ATGGGGAccggggcggtggcggtggtggcgcctgACCGGGCCAAGCAGCGCCGGGGCGGCCACCTATGGAAGAAGGCGCTGCTCCACTTCTCGCTCTGCTTCGTCATGGGCTTCTTCACGGGGttcgcgccctcctcctcctcgtcctggAAGGCTGCCACCCAACACCCGCCGCACCGGGCCGGGGACCACCTCGCCGCCTcccgcgtcgccgtcgacgcGCGCGTCAACCTGGTGCCGTCGCCGCCCGACACGGCTGGCGAGGTGGGgctcggcggggccggcggcggggcgacggTTGAcgtgggcgacgacgacgaggaggccggCCTGCAGCGGCTTCTGATTGTGGTCACCACCACGCGGTcgggcgccggcgagcggcggcggcgcagggccgaGCTGCTGCGCCTGGCGCACACCCTGCGGCTCGTGCGCCCGCCCGTCGTGTGGGTGGTCGTGGAGCCGGTCGCCGACGCCCCCGCCACGGCCGAGGTGCTGCGGGGTACCGGCGTGATGTACAGGCACATCGCGTTCAAGCCCGAGGAGAACTtcaccacggccgccgccgaggcgcacGCGCAGCGGAACGCCGCGCTCGCCCACGTCGAGAAGCaccgcctcgccggcgtcctccacttcgccgacgccgccggcgtctACGACACCGGCTTCTTCGACCAGATCCGCCAGATCGA AGCGTTTGGCACATGGCCTGTGGCAACAATGTCGGCAGGCGAGAAGAAAGTGGTAGTGGAAGGTCCACTATGCAGTGCCTCAAAGGTCATCGGCTGGTTCTCAAGGGACTTCAACGATGGGACTACCCGTGCAGCGACATATAACACAGAAACTGACTTGAAtcctgctggtgctgctggtaCACGACTCCACACGATCGACGTCTCAGGGTTCGCGTTCAACAGTTCTATTTTGTGGGATCCTGAGCGGTGGGGACGGCCAACGTCATTACCAGATACTTCACAG GATTCGATCAAGTTTGTGCAAGAAGTGGTGCTGGAAGACCGAGCTAAGCTGAAGGGGATCCCCTCCGATTGCTCCCAGATCATGGTGTGGCAGTATGGCGCGCCCAGCTCACAATAG